A stretch of the Vibrio aquimaris genome encodes the following:
- a CDS encoding HlyD family type I secretion periplasmic adaptor subunit yields the protein MTQGTYNKLSDSELEYVDDKTAALLLNTPSSARIMLWVMLLFLILAGIWASWAQIDKVTVGEGKVVPSSQVQIVQNLEGGLVKEILVREGQTVQKGQQLLLIDDTRFRSDFREREQQIANLTASVLQLSASITSVTVNEKFTPSSWQKSVEINFNKLAFPPSLVERQPRLVARQRAEYQQDLNNLNNQISLIDQQVKQKQQDLVEIQARVKNLRESYNFALKELEITKPLADEGVVPQIELLKLQRQVNDTRREMTSSELKVPVLRSAIQESMLNRIDAAQKFRSEQQEKLNQTQDKLSALTESSVGLEDRVNRTVIISPVVGTVKTLNVNTVGGVIQPGMDIVEIVPSEDTLLVEAKIAPQDIAFLRPNLSAIVKFSAYDFTKYGGLEGSLEHISADTTTDEEGNSFYLVRVRTKETSLNNDASLPIIPGMTASVDIITGKRTVMEYLLKPIIGAKNNALKE from the coding sequence ATGACTCAGGGTACCTACAACAAGCTTTCTGACAGCGAACTTGAGTACGTGGATGATAAAACCGCCGCCTTGTTACTCAACACCCCCAGTAGTGCCCGTATTATGCTGTGGGTAATGTTGCTATTTTTAATTTTAGCGGGAATTTGGGCGTCTTGGGCGCAGATTGACAAGGTAACCGTAGGAGAAGGAAAAGTAGTCCCCTCTTCTCAAGTTCAAATCGTTCAAAACCTTGAAGGTGGACTTGTTAAAGAAATTTTAGTACGCGAGGGGCAAACGGTTCAAAAAGGCCAGCAGCTGCTGCTAATAGATGACACACGTTTTCGGTCCGACTTTCGCGAACGTGAGCAGCAAATTGCCAATCTAACAGCGAGTGTACTGCAATTGTCTGCCTCAATTACGAGCGTAACCGTCAATGAAAAATTCACCCCGAGCTCTTGGCAAAAAAGCGTCGAGATTAATTTTAATAAGCTCGCTTTTCCTCCTTCTCTGGTTGAACGACAACCACGTCTTGTTGCAAGACAGAGAGCTGAATATCAGCAAGACCTCAACAACCTGAATAACCAAATTTCACTCATCGACCAACAAGTGAAACAAAAACAACAAGATCTAGTAGAAATACAAGCTAGAGTAAAAAATTTACGTGAAAGTTATAATTTTGCTCTAAAAGAGCTAGAAATCACCAAGCCATTGGCTGATGAGGGTGTGGTACCACAAATAGAACTATTGAAGCTGCAACGGCAAGTCAATGATACGCGCAGAGAAATGACTTCCAGCGAGCTTAAAGTGCCAGTGCTCCGATCTGCTATTCAAGAGTCAATGCTAAACCGGATTGATGCTGCGCAAAAGTTTCGTTCCGAACAACAAGAAAAGCTCAACCAAACGCAGGACAAACTTTCTGCACTAACAGAATCGAGTGTCGGTTTAGAGGATAGAGTCAACAGGACTGTCATCATATCTCCTGTCGTTGGGACGGTAAAAACTCTCAATGTGAATACGGTCGGTGGTGTTATACAACCAGGCATGGACATTGTGGAAATTGTGCCCAGTGAAGACACATTACTAGTGGAAGCTAAGATCGCTCCTCAAGATATTGCCTTCTTAAGGCCAAACTTAAGTGCCATTGTTAAATTTAGCGCTTATGATTTTACTAAGTATGGCGGACTTGAAGGAAGCCTTGAGCATATTAGTGCTGACACCACAACGGATGAAGAAGGAAACAGCTTTTACCTTGTAAGGGTTAGAACCAAAGAAACAAGCCTAAATAATGATGCTTCATTGCCCATTATACCTGGCATGACAGCATCAGTTGATATAATTACAGGAAAGCGCACAGTGATGGAATACTTGCTAAAGCCCATTATCGGAGCCAAAAACAACGCACTTAAGGAATAA
- a CDS encoding bifunctional diguanylate cyclase/phosphodiesterase → MTLYKQLVAGMIAVFLMLMVSVFIIEFNTTRNSLIQQQRSEMNNTINTVGLALAPYLESKDQVAVESVVNALFDGSSYSIVRLIFLDNGEEIIRSYPVKPLEVPDWFTGLHLFDRIHDRRVVTSGWMQLAEVEIVSHTGDAYTQLWNAFVRLAIAFSLIFSIGLMSIAFILKRALRPLHLIVTKMEQVARNQFGDPLPRPSTKDLIYVVDGINSMSSQLEQSFKAQAQEAQKLRERAYIDPVSKLGNRAYYMNQLNAWLGEGGVGGVAMLEASFIHDLYEEKGYKAGDSMVRELSDHLTVSLTFPDITIARISPEEFAFIIPNMSESELKNISESIINYVQGINPDPTGMAKSNVALGVVYNEVPKDTSSILTMLDNALATAKSDPEITYGYVTSDNSDNLMGKQQWKALVEEAMSNDWFKFRYQVANDGSGKTYHREVFSAIERDGERFSANQYMFALEQLHASHLFDEYVIQTMVTQLEQGAFSDPVAINISQSSIAEPSFIRWVTQILSRHKSTAPLLHFEIPENCFVNTPHHTALFCNAIRNAGADFGVDNYGRNFQSLDYINEFRPAYVKVDYLYTHHLDEEKQQFTLTSISRTAHNLGIKTIASRVETQAQLDFLAEHFIDVFQGFIVDK, encoded by the coding sequence ATGACTTTATATAAACAACTTGTCGCGGGAATGATAGCGGTATTTTTGATGCTGATGGTTTCGGTTTTCATCATCGAATTTAACACAACGCGAAACAGCCTGATCCAGCAGCAACGGTCAGAAATGAACAATACCATCAACACTGTCGGCCTTGCTTTGGCCCCCTACTTAGAAAGCAAAGATCAAGTAGCGGTTGAGTCGGTCGTAAATGCTCTATTTGATGGCAGTAGCTATTCCATCGTGCGTCTCATTTTCCTCGATAATGGGGAAGAAATTATCCGCTCCTACCCCGTCAAACCACTCGAGGTTCCCGACTGGTTTACGGGCCTGCATTTATTCGATCGTATTCATGATCGCCGGGTCGTGACCAGCGGCTGGATGCAACTCGCTGAGGTTGAAATTGTAAGCCATACTGGGGATGCCTACACCCAGCTTTGGAATGCATTTGTTCGCCTCGCCATAGCTTTTAGTCTTATCTTCTCCATTGGTTTAATGTCGATTGCTTTTATCCTCAAACGCGCACTGCGTCCTTTACACCTCATCGTTACCAAAATGGAGCAAGTAGCGCGCAATCAATTTGGAGACCCATTACCCAGACCTTCGACTAAAGACCTTATCTATGTTGTCGACGGCATCAATAGTATGTCTTCCCAATTGGAGCAATCATTTAAAGCCCAAGCACAAGAAGCCCAAAAACTCAGAGAACGCGCCTACATTGATCCCGTATCAAAACTGGGTAATCGTGCCTACTATATGAATCAGCTCAATGCTTGGTTAGGCGAAGGTGGAGTTGGTGGGGTTGCCATGCTCGAGGCAAGCTTTATTCATGATCTCTATGAAGAGAAAGGCTATAAAGCCGGCGACAGTATGGTCAGGGAATTATCTGACCACCTCACTGTTTCATTAACCTTCCCAGATATCACCATAGCGCGAATTTCTCCCGAAGAGTTTGCATTTATCATCCCCAACATGAGTGAAAGTGAACTAAAAAATATCTCTGAGAGCATCATTAATTATGTCCAAGGAATTAACCCTGATCCAACTGGGATGGCGAAATCAAATGTGGCGCTAGGTGTTGTGTACAATGAGGTGCCTAAAGACACATCCAGCATACTGACTATGCTGGATAACGCATTAGCGACAGCAAAATCGGACCCAGAAATTACTTACGGTTACGTCACCAGTGACAACTCTGATAATCTGATGGGTAAACAACAGTGGAAAGCGCTCGTTGAAGAAGCCATGAGTAACGACTGGTTCAAATTCCGCTATCAGGTCGCAAACGATGGTTCAGGGAAAACCTACCATAGAGAAGTTTTCTCTGCGATTGAAAGAGATGGCGAAAGATTCAGTGCCAATCAATATATGTTTGCTTTGGAACAGCTTCACGCCAGCCATCTATTCGATGAGTACGTGATTCAAACTATGGTTACTCAACTTGAACAGGGCGCTTTCTCTGATCCTGTAGCGATTAACATCTCACAAAGCAGCATTGCTGAGCCAAGCTTTATTCGCTGGGTTACTCAGATCTTAAGCCGACACAAGTCAACAGCCCCGCTACTGCATTTTGAAATTCCCGAAAACTGCTTTGTCAATACACCTCATCATACGGCGCTCTTTTGTAATGCGATTCGTAATGCAGGCGCTGATTTTGGTGTCGATAACTACGGAAGAAATTTCCAATCTTTGGATTACATCAACGAATTCAGACCCGCTTATGTTAAAGTTGACTATCTTTATACTCACCACTTAGACGAAGAAAAACAGCAATTTACCTTAACTTCAATTTCGCGCACAGCACATAACCTTGGGATTAAGACGATTGCATCTCGTGTAGAAACTCAGGCGCAACTCGACTTTTTAGCGGAGCATTTTATCGATGTATTCCAAGGTTTCATTGTAGATAAGTAA
- a CDS encoding type I secretion system permease/ATPase, protein MQDPLLNSLIYISRYFGLANSPEALINGLPLSSGKLTPFLFPRAAERAGLVAKENRSQLTEISELVLPVVLLLKGGDACVLNTINPEKQEAEVVTGESGLVPISISIEDLNELYIGRYFLVKKQFRYDERSPEILKTRQGHWFWSTLWQSKNIYRDVFIASIMINLFAIAAPMFTRLVYDKVVPNLAFETLWVLASGIFVIFLFELTLKILRSYFIDVAGKKSDVLISSKLFSKVLGIRMEAKPPSVGAFARHLQEFESIREFFTSATISSLIDLPFALLFLLLIWLMAGNLVWIPILGVVILIIYSAIIQGPLKQSIEEGSRLASQKYANLIESLSGLETLKLFGAQSQFQFKWEEAVAHMSNWSIKSRRITDGIHNTAGFVQQASNVGMIILGVYLIADGELTMGGLIAATMLSNRAIGPMVQLSLLSTRYNQAKSSLSIIEQIMAMPDEQEEGKRYIHRPIVKGKIELDKVTFHYPDSPVASIRDLNLTITPGEKVAIIGRIGSGKTTLERLILGLYQPTEGHVRIDETDIQQLHHIDIRRNIGCVPQDSQLFYGSIRDNITLGRPLADDRDVMDAANRAGVTVFTQQDPAGLERQVGEGGLLLSGGQRQAVAIARAFLHRPPVLLMDEPTSAMDNRSEMHIKQQLAQLKASETLVLITHKTSMLDVVDRIIVMEKGTIITDGPKAEVLNNLRQGNIRAVN, encoded by the coding sequence ATGCAAGATCCTTTACTCAATTCACTCATATACATTAGCCGCTACTTTGGGTTAGCGAATTCACCAGAAGCTCTGATCAACGGCTTGCCATTATCGTCTGGAAAATTAACCCCGTTTCTATTCCCTCGTGCAGCTGAACGCGCTGGGCTAGTCGCTAAAGAAAATCGCTCACAATTAACCGAAATATCAGAGCTAGTGCTCCCAGTTGTATTGCTTCTCAAAGGTGGGGATGCTTGTGTACTCAATACGATTAACCCAGAAAAGCAAGAGGCTGAGGTGGTCACTGGCGAATCAGGACTGGTGCCCATTTCGATATCGATTGAGGATCTTAATGAGCTATATATTGGCCGCTATTTTCTGGTGAAAAAGCAGTTTCGTTATGATGAACGCTCACCAGAAATTTTAAAAACTCGTCAAGGTCACTGGTTCTGGTCAACATTGTGGCAGTCAAAAAATATCTATCGAGACGTTTTTATCGCTTCGATAATGATAAATTTATTTGCAATAGCCGCTCCTATGTTTACACGTTTGGTCTATGACAAGGTTGTCCCCAATTTAGCCTTTGAAACACTATGGGTTTTGGCTAGTGGTATCTTTGTCATTTTTCTTTTTGAACTCACACTGAAAATCCTTCGCAGCTATTTTATCGATGTGGCAGGAAAGAAATCTGACGTACTCATATCGTCAAAACTCTTCAGTAAAGTTCTTGGGATTCGAATGGAAGCCAAACCTCCTTCAGTCGGCGCTTTCGCAAGACACTTGCAGGAGTTTGAATCAATTCGAGAATTTTTTACCTCAGCAACGATTAGCTCTCTTATCGACCTTCCTTTTGCACTGTTGTTTTTGTTATTAATATGGCTGATGGCAGGAAACCTAGTCTGGATTCCTATCTTAGGCGTTGTGATCCTCATCATCTATTCCGCCATCATACAAGGGCCACTCAAGCAATCGATTGAAGAAGGGTCTCGTTTGGCATCACAAAAGTATGCCAACCTCATCGAAAGTTTATCTGGATTAGAGACGCTCAAACTGTTTGGGGCTCAAAGTCAATTTCAGTTCAAATGGGAAGAAGCTGTTGCCCACATGTCGAACTGGAGTATTAAAAGCAGGCGAATAACAGACGGTATTCACAACACGGCGGGCTTTGTTCAACAAGCCTCAAACGTAGGCATGATCATTCTTGGGGTGTATTTGATCGCCGATGGCGAACTTACTATGGGCGGCCTTATTGCTGCTACTATGCTCAGTAACAGAGCTATAGGTCCTATGGTTCAGCTATCACTCCTTTCCACTCGATATAATCAAGCTAAGTCTTCATTGTCTATCATAGAGCAAATAATGGCCATGCCCGATGAACAAGAAGAGGGAAAACGCTATATTCATAGGCCAATAGTGAAAGGTAAAATCGAGTTGGATAAGGTCACTTTCCACTATCCAGACTCTCCTGTCGCTTCAATTCGCGATCTCAATCTCACCATAACCCCAGGTGAGAAAGTCGCTATTATAGGCCGAATAGGTTCAGGAAAAACCACGCTTGAGCGGCTAATCCTAGGACTTTATCAGCCAACAGAAGGCCATGTCCGTATTGACGAAACAGATATACAACAACTTCACCACATTGACATCAGACGCAACATTGGGTGCGTTCCCCAAGATAGTCAGCTGTTTTATGGTTCGATACGTGACAATATCACCCTTGGTCGCCCGCTCGCCGATGACCGAGATGTCATGGACGCCGCCAATCGCGCTGGAGTGACCGTTTTTACTCAGCAAGATCCGGCAGGTCTTGAACGCCAAGTCGGTGAAGGCGGGCTGCTGCTTTCTGGAGGGCAACGACAAGCGGTTGCGATTGCAAGAGCATTCTTACATAGGCCACCAGTCCTTCTAATGGATGAGCCAACCAGTGCCATGGATAATCGCTCTGAAATGCATATTAAACAGCAGCTTGCTCAGCTTAAAGCGTCAGAAACGCTGGTTTTGATCACTCATAAAACGTCCATGTTGGATGTAGTCGATAGAATCATAGTGATGGAAAAAGGCACTATCATAACCGACGGCCCAAAAGCTGAGGTTCTCAATAATTTGAGACAAGGCAATATACGCGCGGTAAATTAA
- the ribA gene encoding GTP cyclohydrolase II translates to MSDVRTRVDFKVGLKSNIDAEIVSFHGLKTEKEHVAVIFKQADKMSDVPLVRMHSECLTGDVFHSSRCDCGEQLEETINRMGESGGIILYLRQEGRGIGLYNKIDAYRLQSQGMNTYEANNHLGFDDDLRDFTEAAQMLKALGVTKVRLVTNNPKKINELSAYGIEIVEVVNTSAHIKDGNEHYLKAKVSHGNHLLTV, encoded by the coding sequence ATGTCAGATGTACGTACACGAGTAGACTTTAAAGTTGGGCTTAAAAGTAATATCGATGCGGAAATAGTATCTTTTCATGGTCTTAAGACAGAAAAAGAACATGTAGCCGTCATATTTAAACAAGCGGATAAAATGTCAGACGTGCCTTTGGTGCGCATGCATTCTGAATGTTTAACTGGCGATGTGTTCCATTCTTCGCGTTGTGATTGTGGAGAACAGCTTGAAGAAACGATAAATCGAATGGGGGAGTCTGGGGGCATTATCTTGTATCTGCGACAGGAAGGGCGTGGTATTGGTTTATACAACAAAATTGATGCGTATCGGCTTCAGAGTCAAGGTATGAACACCTATGAAGCAAATAATCATTTAGGATTTGATGATGATCTTCGTGATTTCACAGAAGCGGCACAAATGCTTAAAGCGTTAGGTGTTACCAAGGTGAGGCTAGTTACGAACAACCCTAAAAAAATTAACGAGCTTTCAGCTTATGGCATTGAAATTGTCGAAGTCGTCAATACTTCAGCACACATCAAAGACGGCAATGAACACTATTTAAAAGCCAAAGTTTCCCACGGCAACCACCTATTAACCGTATAA
- a CDS encoding transglutaminase-like cysteine peptidase produces MKLLFSLLLFIMVSTTSQALNTQEQRWVDAVRKTYGERAGKRVETWRREMVQFKGLPEKEKLVKVNRFFNQLNFINDNRLWGKKDYWATPLEFLGSNGGDCEDFTIAKYFSLLELGVSDKKLRLVYVKAITLNQFHMVLAYYSKPSAEPILLDNIDPQIKRASKRRDLLPVYSFNGKNLWLMKSKKGQLAGKSSRLSLWNDLRAREKSLKLNKPILKYDE; encoded by the coding sequence ATGAAACTTCTGTTCTCGCTTCTATTATTCATTATGGTCTCAACCACTTCACAGGCACTCAATACCCAAGAACAACGCTGGGTTGATGCGGTTAGGAAGACATATGGAGAGCGAGCAGGAAAAAGAGTCGAAACTTGGCGTCGTGAAATGGTCCAATTCAAAGGGCTGCCGGAGAAAGAAAAGCTGGTCAAAGTAAATCGCTTTTTCAATCAACTTAATTTCATCAATGATAATAGGCTTTGGGGCAAGAAAGACTATTGGGCAACTCCACTTGAATTTTTGGGCAGTAATGGCGGCGATTGTGAGGATTTTACTATCGCGAAGTATTTTTCACTGCTTGAGCTTGGGGTCTCAGATAAAAAACTCAGGCTAGTCTACGTTAAAGCAATAACGCTAAATCAATTCCATATGGTACTGGCCTATTATTCGAAGCCAAGCGCAGAACCTATTTTGCTCGATAACATTGATCCACAGATTAAAAGAGCATCCAAACGTCGAGATTTATTACCTGTATACAGCTTTAACGGTAAAAATCTGTGGCTAATGAAATCGAAGAAAGGGCAACTGGCCGGAAAATCATCAAGACTAAGCTTATGGAATGATCTCAGGGCCAGAGAGAAATCACTCAAATTGAATAAACCAATTTTGAAATACGATGAGTAG